The Frondihabitans australicus genome includes a region encoding these proteins:
- a CDS encoding SIR2 family NAD-dependent protein deacylase, protein MSQTFREAVRSNSVIVIAGAGISANATGGAGTATWRGLLMEGIERLEDLRGQRWANLQRQTLELAFDDNDMALLLSVAQSVSAAIRQLGDAAFATWLSETVGQLRVSNARVIQALESLPFPLLTTNYDTLLDGDRGTAVWTHPTDVQAALTGQTRRVVHLHGVWEEPDSVVLTAVDYDRLLQSDVAQSLQRAASSLHSLVYVGFGAGLDDPNFSELIKWHSSAFKPSSVPHFVLCRAEDERALAATHTRTHIIPVVYGDTYDDLPAFLEQMQPLDDSVVLSPAGIVQDLVGEAQSAFERRLVADSVIAESRQDVESIALADAVLPPVLLPVPYAEHLRARKSRPGDPSTERIDPSEVAHGHDVILIVGDENSGLSTTIDWIALEAARFLGGAVPLHISFRACQPSGHPLRDQLVHEARSRGFTRSNDSALPPYVLALDDFSASVPRVSERVIRDLVASEALCAVIGCAAGAEDEVIERLRTAGITASVGYIGRLSSRDVRTMADMSAVADPEKLTATVLGVIQAENLPRTPYTIALLITVLARSGVISPQTSQTSILDDYVGMLLGRGDPHEDARVGLDQNGREAVLAQLAQEFVQRRVGGLLEIEVLEHMQAAFDRMTWKERPTDVLRNLIKRGLLRWDGRHVSFARSSFLHLFAAKRAAMDAEFKATLLADPLFFASALAHYAALIRYDASLVMSLMPLLTDRQWEPGSGGVFEELPISEPEFRDEVMLEHDAALDLRSPSPETHEIENAFFDRTDDQDRPPFPITTDEQLSPVSTLFRTVDLVSKALRDSDQVEGHDLKRSALMTVLDHWGYLLSLMSSDPTFRDFVRQVIDESLTEKDRANLDTDDAVEEWSKIFAASGTAGGIAVTLASRRLSAPLEVAIDDGCSDWTEHRALAGAFFLYALQEDGWVGRMRVLLEGRGNLWVVARFLLYLCLGAFFDDRVANQDSDALLQLCLDLSQRGTNYKTKDERISHREQLRRKYLNDRLRARAERKDRQAPAIAN, encoded by the coding sequence GTGAGCCAAACGTTCAGGGAAGCCGTTCGTAGCAACAGCGTCATTGTGATCGCCGGGGCTGGAATTAGCGCCAATGCGACAGGCGGTGCCGGAACCGCTACGTGGCGGGGGCTCCTCATGGAGGGGATCGAACGCCTCGAAGATCTGAGGGGGCAGCGGTGGGCGAACCTGCAACGGCAGACGCTCGAGTTGGCGTTTGACGACAACGACATGGCGTTGCTTCTCAGTGTCGCGCAAAGCGTGTCCGCTGCCATACGCCAGCTTGGCGACGCGGCGTTCGCCACCTGGCTGTCGGAGACCGTAGGACAGCTCAGAGTGAGCAACGCGCGTGTGATCCAGGCGCTCGAATCTCTTCCTTTCCCTCTCCTCACCACAAATTACGACACACTACTGGACGGGGATCGCGGAACAGCGGTGTGGACTCATCCGACGGACGTACAGGCGGCATTAACCGGACAGACGCGACGAGTCGTTCATCTGCATGGCGTCTGGGAGGAACCGGATTCAGTGGTGTTGACCGCTGTCGACTACGACCGACTGCTTCAGAGTGATGTCGCGCAGTCTCTGCAACGCGCGGCGTCGAGCCTCCACTCTCTCGTGTACGTCGGATTCGGCGCCGGGCTCGACGATCCGAACTTTTCCGAGCTGATTAAGTGGCACTCGTCCGCATTCAAGCCGTCTTCGGTGCCGCATTTCGTCCTCTGCCGGGCGGAGGACGAAAGGGCCCTCGCTGCGACGCACACGAGAACGCACATCATCCCGGTCGTCTACGGCGACACCTACGATGACCTGCCTGCTTTCTTGGAACAGATGCAACCATTGGACGATTCAGTCGTCCTCTCGCCAGCCGGCATCGTGCAGGACTTGGTGGGCGAAGCCCAGAGCGCCTTCGAACGGCGCCTCGTCGCGGATTCAGTCATTGCCGAAAGTCGACAAGACGTGGAATCCATCGCCTTGGCTGACGCCGTCCTCCCTCCGGTCCTCCTGCCTGTCCCGTACGCCGAGCATCTGCGCGCCCGCAAATCACGACCCGGCGATCCCAGCACGGAGCGCATTGATCCCTCGGAGGTGGCGCATGGGCACGACGTTATTCTTATCGTCGGCGATGAGAACAGCGGACTGTCGACGACCATCGACTGGATCGCTCTCGAAGCGGCCCGATTCCTTGGGGGCGCGGTTCCTCTCCACATCTCCTTCAGGGCATGTCAGCCTTCCGGTCATCCCCTTCGCGATCAGCTCGTCCACGAGGCGCGCAGTCGAGGATTCACCCGCAGCAACGATTCGGCCCTCCCTCCCTACGTCCTCGCGTTGGACGACTTCTCCGCGTCCGTCCCTCGCGTCTCCGAGCGGGTCATCCGAGACCTCGTGGCCTCAGAAGCGCTCTGCGCAGTCATCGGCTGCGCAGCTGGCGCCGAAGATGAAGTCATCGAACGCCTGCGAACTGCAGGAATTACCGCCTCTGTGGGTTACATCGGACGCCTCTCCTCGCGCGACGTGCGCACTATGGCCGACATGTCCGCCGTCGCAGATCCCGAGAAACTCACTGCGACGGTTCTCGGTGTCATTCAAGCTGAAAACCTTCCAAGGACGCCCTACACGATCGCCCTCCTCATCACGGTCCTTGCTAGGTCCGGAGTCATCTCGCCGCAGACGTCCCAGACATCCATCCTCGACGACTACGTCGGCATGCTCCTCGGGCGAGGAGACCCCCACGAGGACGCGAGAGTCGGCCTCGACCAGAACGGGCGAGAGGCCGTCCTCGCGCAACTTGCCCAGGAATTCGTTCAGCGTCGAGTCGGAGGCCTTCTCGAAATAGAAGTCCTCGAACACATGCAAGCGGCGTTCGACAGGATGACCTGGAAAGAGCGGCCCACGGATGTCCTTCGCAACCTCATCAAGCGCGGGCTACTTCGGTGGGACGGTCGTCATGTCTCCTTCGCGCGTAGTAGCTTTCTGCACCTTTTCGCCGCCAAGCGAGCCGCCATGGACGCAGAGTTCAAAGCCACCCTCCTAGCCGACCCGCTTTTCTTCGCATCCGCCTTGGCTCACTATGCCGCCCTAATCCGCTATGACGCATCATTAGTGATGAGTCTCATGCCCCTCCTGACTGATCGACAGTGGGAGCCCGGTTCCGGTGGCGTTTTCGAAGAACTACCAATTTCCGAACCCGAATTCCGGGACGAGGTCATGCTTGAGCACGACGCGGCGCTTGACCTGCGCAGCCCCTCGCCGGAGACCCACGAGATCGAGAATGCCTTCTTCGATCGGACGGACGACCAGGACAGGCCGCCGTTCCCCATCACTACCGATGAACAGCTCTCGCCCGTGTCGACTCTCTTTCGGACGGTCGACCTCGTCTCGAAAGCCCTTCGTGACTCGGACCAAGTCGAAGGCCATGACCTGAAGCGGTCTGCACTGATGACTGTGCTGGACCACTGGGGCTACCTACTGAGCCTCATGAGTTCGGATCCCACATTCCGTGACTTCGTCCGTCAAGTCATTGACGAATCTCTGACGGAAAAGGATCGAGCGAATCTTGACACCGATGATGCCGTCGAGGAATGGAGCAAGATCTTCGCGGCCTCCGGCACTGCTGGCGGAATCGCAGTCACACTCGCCTCGCGCCGTCTCAGCGCGCCCCTCGAAGTAGCTATCGATGACGGATGCTCCGATTGGACCGAACACCGCGCCCTCGCCGGCGCGTTCTTCCTTTATGCGCTTCAGGAAGATGGGTGGGTAGGTCGGATGCGGGTGCTTCTCGAGGGTCGAGGCAACCTCTGGGTGGTTGCCCGATTCTTGCTCTACCTGTGCCTCGGAGCGTTCTTCGATGACCGAGTCGCTAATCAGGACTCTGACGCACTCCTGCAGCTTTGCCTCGACCTCTCGCAGCGTGGCACCAACTACAAGACGAAGGACGAAAGGATCAGCCATCGCGAACAACTGAGGCGGAAATACTTGAACGATCGACTGCGCGCGAGGGCAGAGAGGAAGGATCGTCAAGCACCAGCTATCGCAAACTAG
- a CDS encoding DNA-methyltransferase: protein MTLTSSSDQKAAWPNADVKHGDAYDLLPLLEPESIDLLITSPPYWGLRSYGLEHDEGILSKWAACGEDEDDAPPYAWYRDNGGVLGLEPRPEWFVSHLVEIFQRGAHALKPGGNVWINIGDTYFARWSSIRNDGRQGLGGNPRGRRRAPMGGFRQEKQLLMIPARFAIAMQDKKWILRNDVIWHKPNVPPRPEKDRLRLSHEHFFHFVKKPSSGRAKYFYDLSQVEDGARDVVTTNVRAGQDGHSATFPRDLITPRILSSSPIGGTVLDPFCGTGRSLAVSVENGRHAIGFDLNQSFADVASGIPSAGPELA from the coding sequence ATGACCTTGACCTCGAGTTCCGACCAGAAGGCGGCCTGGCCCAATGCCGATGTCAAGCACGGCGATGCCTACGACCTCCTCCCGCTGCTTGAACCCGAGTCCATTGACTTGCTGATCACGTCTCCGCCTTACTGGGGTCTTCGCAGTTACGGCTTGGAGCACGATGAAGGCATTCTTTCGAAGTGGGCCGCGTGTGGCGAGGACGAGGACGATGCACCTCCCTATGCGTGGTATCGAGACAACGGCGGCGTACTCGGTCTTGAACCGCGGCCAGAATGGTTCGTCTCGCACCTCGTCGAGATCTTCCAGCGTGGGGCGCATGCTCTGAAGCCCGGGGGGAACGTTTGGATCAACATCGGGGACACGTACTTCGCCAGGTGGTCGAGCATCCGCAACGACGGCCGGCAGGGCCTCGGCGGGAACCCCAGAGGACGCCGGCGTGCTCCTATGGGAGGCTTCCGGCAAGAAAAGCAGCTTTTGATGATTCCGGCGCGCTTTGCGATCGCCATGCAGGACAAGAAATGGATTCTGCGCAACGACGTGATCTGGCACAAGCCAAATGTTCCGCCCCGACCCGAGAAAGACAGGCTCCGCCTTTCTCATGAGCACTTCTTTCACTTCGTAAAGAAGCCTTCGAGCGGGCGAGCCAAGTATTTCTACGACCTCAGCCAGGTCGAGGACGGCGCGAGGGATGTAGTCACGACCAATGTTCGGGCCGGACAAGATGGTCACTCAGCTACGTTTCCGCGCGACCTGATTACGCCGCGTATTCTCAGCTCGTCGCCGATAGGAGGAACGGTTCTGGATCCATTCTGTGGCACGGGACGATCGCTCGCTGTGTCAGTTGAGAACGGTCGGCATGCAATCGGGTTTGATCTAAATCAGAGCTTTGCTGACGTAGCTAGCGGTATTCCGTCTGCAGGGCCCGAGCTTGCCTGA